A stretch of the Nicotiana tabacum cultivar K326 chromosome 6, ASM71507v2, whole genome shotgun sequence genome encodes the following:
- the LOC107769708 gene encoding glutamate receptor 2.9-like, protein MKLILLFCASLWLCSTFSNSQRSVHNRTSNFQVGVILDLKSVVGSMGLSCMSVALSDFYSIHSNYSTRLSLHVRDSQEQAIEAAAAGLNLLKDVKVDAILGPQKSAQANFLMDLGDRAQVPIISFSATSPSLHSRTPYFVQAAQGDDTQVGAIAAIVKTFQWSQVVMIFEDSEYGSGIVPYLSNAFQDVNARISYKSVFPVSASDEFILKELYKMMTLQTRVVVVHMSHTLGARLFLKAKEIGMMEKGYAWIITSGLMDLAYLMDSDVAEAMQGVLGVKPLIPKSEQLRSFSSRLKKKSLEKSPGIGRADLSIFGLWAYDTLWALAMAAERVGVKEPPKTLENSTVNLNVSDLFNFGKSEVGPKLLKAISETKFEGLSGKFRLIDGKMESSSYQIINMVGKGQKEVGIWNPSLGIRRELNLNATTHDTSSRENMRSIIWPGDSTLVPKGWEVPMSAKKLRIGVPVKAGFTDFVRVVKDTQVNAPTISGFYIEVFKSVMEALPYSVPYELVPFENPDGSSAGTYNDLIYQVFLQNYDAAIGDITITANRSKYVDFTLPFAEGGIISIVPITYEDVNDIWAFLKPLKKELWLTSIAFFFLTGLAVWILEHRVSSAFRGPPSQHVGMIFYFPFSTLVFAHRERIVNNLARLVVVVWMFVILILNSTYTASLSSRLTVQRLQPAITDVSELIKNRDFVGCQEGSFIVDFLIKKGFDKSRIRTFTSPYDCDEALSRGSKSGGISAFYDVIPYSKLFLSKHCDKYMTVGPTYRTDGFAFVFPKGSPLVADVSRAVIELTENGKILEIEQHWLRNEQTCAGPDDNMNSITISLQSFKGLFAITGGVTAVSLLIFIASYLYKYRDFHRRVSNSRITIWSKVVAICRQFDQRDLSSGQPQDKLPESGISPNTSSENSVQPPDLPRNHSNSNEIVSSAPEELHDATTATIHCLNLEDMSAVQHPGVILPSDN, encoded by the exons ATGAAACTGATCCTACTATTCTGTGCCTCACTCTGGTTGTGTTCCACTTTCAGCAATTCACAAAGGAGTGTCCATAATCGCACTTCTAACTTCCAAGTGGGAGTGATTCTTGATTTGAAGTCAGTGGTCGGAAGCATGGGTCTGAGCTGCATGTCCGTCGCCCTCTCTGATTTCTATTCAATTCACAGCAACTACTCGACGAGGCTGTCTCTTCATGTTAGGGACTCTCAAGAACAAGCCATTGAAGCTGCTGCTGCTG GTCTCAATTTGCTGAAAGATGTCAAGGTAGATGCAATCTTAGGTCCTCAGAAATCAGCTCAAGCCAACTTTCTGATGGATCTAGGAGACAGAGCTCAGGTCCCCATAATTTCTTTTTCTGCAACAAGTCCTTCTCTTCATTCTCGAACTCCTTACTTTGTTCAAGCTGCACAAGGTGATGACACTCAAGTTGGCGCCATTGCTGCCATAGTTAAAACCTTCCAGTGGAGTCAGGTTGTTATGATATTTGAAGACTCAGAATATGGCAGTGGCATTGTTCCCTACTTATCTAATGCATTCCAAGATGTGAATGCTCGCATTTCTTATAAAAGTGTTTTTCCTGTTTCGGCAAGTGATGAATTCATACTCAAAGAACTATACAAGATGATGACTTTACAAACAAGGGTCGTTGTGGTCCACATGTCACATACACTTGGCGCCAGACTCTTTCTGAAAGCCAAGGAAATCGGAATGATGGAGAAGGGCTATGCCTGGATCATCACCAGTGGACTAATGGATTTAGCCTACTTGATGGATTCTGATGTTGCTGAAGCAATGCAAGGGGTATTAGGTGTGAAACCTCTTATACCAAAATCTGAACAGCTCCGGTCTTTCTCTAGTAGGTTGAAGAAAAAGTCCCTTGAGAAAAGTCCTGGCATCGGACGAGCAGATTTGAGCATTTTTGGCCTGTGGGCATACGATACTTTGTGGGCACTGGCTATGGCTGCAGAAAGAGTTGGAGTGAAAGAGCCACCGAAAACTTTAGAGAATTCAACTGTTAATCTCAATGTTTCAGACCTTTTCAATTTTGGGAAATCAGAAGTCGGCCCAAAACTTCTAAAAGCAATATCAGAGACCAAATTTGAGGGGCTTTCAGGGAAGTTCCGCCTTATAGATGGCAAGATGGAGTCGTCATCCTATCAGATAATTAATATGGTCGGGAAGGGACAGAAGGAGGTAGGAATATGGAATCCGTCTCTTGGAATAAGGAGAGAACTGAATTTGAACGCCACAACTCATGATACAAGTTCAAGGGAAAATATGAGGAGTATCATATGGCCTGGTGATTCAACACTCGTGCCCAAGGGATGGGAAGTTCCAATGTCTGCTAAAAAGCTAAGAATTGGAGTGCCAGTGAAAGCTGGTTTCACAGATTTTGTGAGAGTAGTAAAGGACACTCAGGTCAATGCCCCCACTATCAGTGGATTCTACATAGAAGTGTTCAAATCTGTCATGGAAGCGTTGCCATATTCTGTGCCATATGAGCTTGTTCCCTTCGAAAATCCTGATGGCTCTAGTGCAGGGACTTATAATGATCTTATTTACCAGGTGTTTCTTCAG AACTATGATGCTGCAATTGGAGATATAACTATCACAGCAAACAGATCAAAATACGTGGACTTCACGTTGCCATTTGCAGAAGGAGGAATTATTAGCATCGTACCAATCACGTACGAAGATGTCAATGATATATGGGCTTTCCTAAAGCCCCTAAAGAAAGAACTTTGGCTAACAAGTATAGCATTTTTCTTTCTTACGGGTCTGGCGGTCTGGATACTTGAACATAGGGTGAGCTCTGCCTTTCGAGGTCCTCCTTCTCAACATGTTGGCATGATCTTCTACTTTCCCTTCTCAACGCTAGTATTTGCACATC GAGAAAGAATAGTGAACAATTTAGCTCGACTGGTTGTAGTGGTATGGATGTTTGTCATACTCATCCTGAACTCCACTTACACTGCAAGCTTATCATCAAGATTAACCGTACAAAGACTACAACCAGCAATTACAGATGTTAGTGAGCTAATCAAGAATAGAGATTTTGTTGGGTGCCAAGAAGGCTCATTCATAGTGGACTTCTTGATAAAAAAGGGATTTGACAAATCCAGGATCAGGACATTCACTTCCCCATATGACTGTGATGAAGCCTTGTCTAGAGGAAGTAAAAGTGGTGGCATATCAGCATTCTACGATGTCATTCCCTACTCCAAGCTCTTCCTATCCAAACATTGCGACAAATACATGACAGTTGGGCCTACCTATCGCACAGACGGCTTTGCCTTT GTTTTCCCTAAAGGATCTCCTTTAGTTGCTGATGTGTCTCGAGCAGTCATAGAATTAACAGAGAATGGGAAGATATTGGAAATTGAGCAACATTGGTTGAGAAATGAACAAACCTGCGCAGGACCAGATGACAATATGAACTCAATCACGATCTCGTTGCAAAGTTTCAAAGGCCTTTTTGCCATTACAGGAGGAGTTACAGCAGTAAGCCTCCTCATTTTTATAGCCAGCTACTTGTACAAGTACAGAGATTTCCACAGAAGAGTATCAAATTCTAGAATCACAATTTGGTCAAAAGTCGTAGCAATTTGCAGACAATTTGATCAGAGAGACCTCTCATCTGGACAACCCCAAGATAAACTTCCAGAATCTGGAATTAGTCCAAATACTTCTTCAGAAAATTCTGTTCAACCACCAGATTTACCAAGAAATCATTCTAACTCCAATGAAATAGTGTCCTCTGCACCAGAAGAGCTGCATGATGCCACTACTGCAACAATTCATTGTTTGAATTTGGAAGACATGTCTGCTGTACAACACCCGGGAGTAATTCTTCCATCTGATAACTGA
- the LOC107771024 gene encoding uncharacterized protein LOC107771024 codes for MTQLLSIYLYDNELSGPIPSSIVNCTNLEELYLNDNRLVGSLPEHLDKLVHLVYLDVSNNRLEGSIPFGSGNCKYLDNLILSYNHFNGGLPQGLGHCSNLTVLAATSSGLSGPIPASLGQLTKLEKLYLNDNNFSGKIPPELGECQALLELLLPENQLEGEIPSELGSLSQLQNLSLYSNNLSGEIPLSIWKIQSLQNLLVYRNNLTGELPLEMTELEQLRNISLFENQFTGVIPQGLGINSSLTLLDFTNNNFSGPVPPNLCFGKQLNKLMLGYNHLEGGIPSQLGKCSTLTRVILKKNNLSGAIPDFVKNTNPIFLDLSENGFRGKIPPSLANLGNVTSIDLSMNKLSGFIPPELANLVNLQSLDLSYNSLDGLLPTQLSNCQRLLKLDVSHNLLSGSIPSTFGSFRELTILSLNENDLSGGIPTSLFELKKLSVLQLGGNALGGDISSAIATASRETLRSFNLSSNRLAGELPAELGKFTFLEELDIADNNLSGTLRVLDGMRSLIFVNVSHNLFSGPVPANLMKFLNSTPSSFSGNLGLCVHWNPEEGSNCPENSTLRPCNLQSNNGRHLSGPATALIAVGVLLFTISLFLVIAYMLQWRKNSGKEVAIFAQEGASSLLNKVLEATQNLNDKYVIGRGAHGIVYKAILGPGKAYAVKKLVSVGIKDGRTSMVREIQTIGKVRHRNLVKLEDFWLRKDYGLILYNYMENGSLHDILHETNPPVTLEWRVRYRIAIGTAQGLSYLHFDCDPAIVHRDIKPMNILLDSDLEPHISDFGIAKLLDQSAAISPSNTLQGTVGYMAPETAFAAGKSKESDVYSYGVVLLELITRKKALDPSLYGGTDIVSWARSVWAEAQEIEKIVDPSILDEFIDSNIMEQVIEVLSLALRCTEKEVSKRPTMREVVKQLTRSSSSIRSKY; via the exons ATGACTCAACTTTTGTCTATCTATCTTTATGATAATGAGTTATCAGGTCCTATTCCTTCCTCTATAGTGAACTGTACTAACTTGGAAGAGTTGTATTTGAATGATAACCGGTTAGTTGGTAGCTTGCCTGAGCATTTAGATAAGCTAGTACACCTTGTTTATTTGGATGTAAGCAATAATAGACTAGAAGGTAGTATACCTTTCGGTTCGGGTAACTGCAAATATCTTGACAATCTGATCTTGTCATACAACCATTTTAATGGAGGACTTCCACAAGGTTTGGGGCATTGTAGTAACCTAACAGTTCTTGCTGCTACCTCTTCTGGTTTAAGTGGCCCTATTCCTGCTTCTCTGGGCCAGCTCACAAAGTTGGAGAAGCTTTACCTTAATGACAACAATTTCTCTGGAAAAATACCGCCTGAGCTGGGCGAGTGTCAAGCCTTGCTGGAATTACTTTTACCGGAAAACCAACTGGAAGGTGAAATTCCTAGTGAACTAGGGTCTCTCAGTCAGTTGCAGAATCTCTCTTTGTATTCCAACAATTTGAGTGGTGAAATTCCCCTCAGCATTTGGAAGATTCAAAGCCTTCAAAATCTTCTCGTCTACAGAAACAACCTGACCGGGGAGTTACCTCTTGAAATGACCGAGTTGGAACAGTTGAGGAACATATCCTTATTTGAAAACCAGTTTACTGGAGTTATACCTCAAGGTTTGGGGATTAACAGCAGTCTAACACTGCTGGATTTCACCAACAACAACTTTTCAGGTCCTGTTCCACCAAATCTTTGTTTTGGCAAGCAACTGAATAAGCTTATGTTAGGTTATAATCATCTTGAAGGTGGCATTCCTTCTCAATTAGGAAAGTGTTCTACTTTGACCAGAGTAATTCTCAAAAAGAATAATCTCTCAGGTGCCATTCCAGATTTTGTTAAGAACACAAATCCTATTTTCTTGGATCTCAGTGAGAATGGCTTCAGAGGTAAAATACCCCCAAGTTTGGCAAATCTTGGCAAtgttacatcaattgacttatcaATGAATAAGCTCTCAGGGTTTATACCGCCGGAGCTGGCAAACCTTGTTAACCTCCAGAGTTTGGATCTGTCTTATAATAGTTTAGACGGTTTACTGCCAACTCAACTTTCAAACTGCCAGAGACTGTTGAAGCTTGACGTAAGTCATAATTTGTTGAGTGGCTCGATCCCATCCACGTTCGGAAGCTTTAGAGAGCTAACCATTTTGAGTTTGAATGAGAATGATCTTTCAGGAGGTATTCCAACCTCCTTGTTTGAACTCAAGAAGCTCTCTGTGCTGCAGCTTGGTGGAAATGCACTCGGTGGGGACATTTCTTCAGCAATTGCGACTGCATCAAGAGAAACACTAAGGTCGTTTAATCTGAGTAGTAACAGGTTGGCAGGTGAACTTCCTGCAGAGCTAGGGAAATTTACTTTCCTGGAGGAGTTAGATATAGCGGACAATAATCTTTCTGgaactttaagagttcttgatGGGATGCGTTCCTTGATCTTCGTCAATGTATCACACAACCTCTTTTCTGGTCCAGTGCCGGCAAATCTGATGAAGTTCTTAAACTCAACTCCTTCCTCTTTCTCGGGAAACTTGGGCCTTTGCGTGCACTGGAATCCAGAAGAAGGCTCAAATTGCCCTGAGAATAGCACTCTACGGCCTTGTAATCTTCAATCAAACAATGGAAGACACCTAAGTGGACCAGCAACGGCACTGATTGCAGTTGGGGTACTGTTGTTTACCATTTCCTTATTCCTAGTAATTGCTTACATGCTTCAGTGGCGCAAAAATTCTGGGAAAGAAGTTGCAATATTTGCTCAAGAAGGTGCTTCGTCCCTGCTTAACAAAGTATTGGAAGCTACACAGAACCTAAATGATAAGTATGTCATTGGGAGGGGAGCACATGGAATTGTATATAAGGCCATCTTGGGTCCAGGGAAAGCGTATGCTGTGAAAAAGCTGGTGTCTGTTGGTATAAAGGATGGAAGGACAAGTATGGTTAGAGAAATTCAGACAATTGGAAAGGTTAGGCACCGTAATCTTGTCAAATTAGAAGACTTCTGGCTGAGAAAGGATTATGGACTGATTCTTTACAATTACATGGAGAACGGGAGCCTTCATGATATTCTTCATGAGACTAATCCACCTGTAACATTAGAATGGAGAGTTCGGTACCGTATTGCTATTGGAACTGCTCAAGGGTTGTCATATCTCCACTTTGACTGTGATCCTGCCATCGTGCATCGAGATATCAAGCCCATGAATATCTTGTTGGACTCTGATCTGGAGCCTCACATATCAGATTTTGGCATTGCAAAACTTCTGGATCAGTCTGCTGCAATTTCCCCCTCCAATACCCTCCAGGGTACAGTTGGATACATGGCTCCAG AGACTGCATTTGCAGCTGGAAAGAGCAAGGAGTCAGATGTTTATAGTTATGGTGTTGTCCTGTTGGAACTTATAACTCGAAAGAAGGCCTTGGATCCTTCACTTTATGGGGGTACAGATATTGTGAGTTGGGCTAGGTCTGTTTGGGCAGAAGCTCAAGAAATTGAGAAGATTGTGGATCCAAGCATTTTGGATGAATTCATAGACTCAAATATCATGGAACAAGTAATTGAAGTGCTTTCACTGGCTCTTAGATGTACAGAGAAGGAAGTTAGCAAAAGACCGACAATGAGAGAGGTGGTCAAGCAATTAACAAGGTCCAGTTCGAGTATAAGAAGCAAGTACTAG